The following coding sequences lie in one Psychrilyobacter atlanticus DSM 19335 genomic window:
- a CDS encoding ABC transporter substrate-binding protein → MKKILLLLSVLLFVISCGKKESEVTAEKTGQTLTFYAGLQEDHAAMVAKEFEKETGIETNFVRMSSGEVLARLKAERNNMSASVWYGGPLDAFVAAKEADLIEPYMSPEAANIKEGLKGPEGYWTGIYVGYLGFVGNQQMLDEKGLKMPTSWADLLKPEYKGEIVVAHPGSSGTAYTMLATLVQLMGEDEAMEYLKKFNGQVRQYTKSGTAPGRMAGQGETTIGITFLHDAIKYKKEGYKDIVISAPSEGTGYEIGGVALLKNGPDQETAKKFIDWVLTKRVQEMGQTVGSFQFLTNKDAMPPSEADPIKNTKLIKYDFDWAGKNRIRLVERFSTETSTTAPKK, encoded by the coding sequence ATGAAAAAAATATTATTATTATTATCAGTTTTACTCTTCGTTATATCTTGTGGAAAGAAAGAATCTGAAGTTACAGCTGAAAAAACAGGTCAAACTTTGACATTCTACGCAGGATTACAGGAAGATCATGCAGCAATGGTTGCTAAGGAATTTGAAAAAGAGACAGGAATTGAGACAAATTTTGTAAGAATGAGTAGTGGAGAAGTTTTGGCTAGATTAAAAGCAGAAAGAAATAACATGTCTGCGTCTGTATGGTACGGCGGACCTTTAGATGCGTTTGTAGCAGCAAAGGAAGCTGATTTAATCGAACCATATATGTCTCCTGAAGCGGCTAATATTAAAGAGGGATTAAAAGGACCTGAAGGATACTGGACAGGAATATATGTAGGATATTTAGGATTTGTTGGAAACCAGCAAATGTTAGATGAAAAAGGATTAAAAATGCCTACATCATGGGCAGATCTATTAAAACCTGAGTATAAGGGAGAGATCGTAGTAGCTCATCCTGGGTCATCAGGAACTGCTTATACAATGTTAGCTACTCTAGTTCAGCTTATGGGTGAAGATGAAGCTATGGAATATTTGAAAAAATTTAACGGGCAGGTTAGACAATACACTAAATCTGGTACTGCTCCAGGAAGAATGGCAGGACAAGGGGAAACAACAATTGGAATAACATTCTTACATGACGCAATAAAATATAAAAAAGAAGGATATAAAGATATCGTAATCTCTGCACCGTCTGAAGGAACAGGATACGAAATTGGTGGAGTGGCACTATTGAAAAATGGACCAGATCAAGAAACAGCTAAAAAATTCATTGACTGGGTATTAACTAAAAGAGTTCAAGAAATGGGACAAACAGTAGGATCGTTCCAATTTTTAACTAATAAAGATGCAATGCCGCCATCAGAAGCAGACCCAATAAAAAATACAAAATTAATTAAATATGATTTTGATTGGGCAGGAAAAAATAGAATAAGATTAGTGGAAAGATTTAGTACTGAGACAAGTACTACAGCCCCAAAAAAATAA
- a CDS encoding alpha/beta hydrolase yields the protein MYYLIGIFIFYTVFVITGSRKQRMKIKIKRTITYKNVNIIPESKSEENLESLEDLTLESKNFIVQSLKIKSKNVDEEMAYLAVVPKSYTPEKSYPVLYLLHGLRDNAHDWIEKGRLLDNFELLLEKKDIGKMIIILPNSGFCGESWYSDFKKVKNKKYESYFIDELMLDVKNRFNVDNAGISGFSMGGYGAFKLGLKHLELFKVIGSFAGAVSLVRLTINKRITRIVKFIYLPEFLFKDQDKERFINIFGSWGKGIIKEDPYTLIKQLDTTKQQGKHFYLSVGSEDKEPYYMVHQWVDMVGRIKRFNLPFEAYIYKGETHTWDYIAKDIGRFLKYSWKYLK from the coding sequence ATGTATTATTTAATAGGTATATTTATATTCTATACAGTATTTGTTATAACAGGCAGCAGAAAACAGAGGATGAAAATCAAGATAAAAAGAACTATAACTTATAAGAATGTTAACATCATTCCTGAAAGTAAAAGTGAGGAGAATTTGGAATCTTTGGAGGATCTGACCCTTGAAAGTAAAAATTTTATTGTTCAGAGTTTAAAGATAAAGAGTAAAAACGTAGATGAAGAGATGGCATATTTAGCAGTAGTACCCAAATCTTATACTCCTGAAAAAAGTTATCCAGTGCTTTACTTGCTTCATGGGTTACGGGATAATGCCCATGACTGGATAGAAAAAGGAAGGCTTTTGGATAACTTTGAACTTCTACTGGAGAAAAAAGATATAGGGAAGATGATAATTATCCTTCCTAATTCAGGATTTTGCGGTGAATCTTGGTATAGTGATTTTAAAAAAGTAAAAAATAAAAAATATGAATCATATTTTATAGATGAATTGATGTTAGATGTTAAAAATAGATTTAATGTAGACAATGCCGGGATATCTGGGTTTTCTATGGGGGGATATGGTGCTTTTAAATTAGGCTTAAAGCATCTGGAGTTATTTAAAGTGATTGGTAGTTTTGCAGGAGCTGTCAGCCTGGTAAGACTTACTATCAATAAGAGGATAACGAGAATAGTTAAGTTTATCTACTTGCCTGAATTTTTGTTTAAAGATCAGGATAAGGAGAGGTTTATTAATATATTCGGATCGTGGGGAAAGGGAATTATCAAAGAAGACCCCTATACTCTTATAAAACAATTGGATACTACAAAACAACAGGGAAAACATTTTTATCTTTCAGTTGGTTCGGAAGATAAAGAGCCTTATTATATGGTTCACCAATGGGTAGACATGGTAGGAAGGATAAAAAGATTCAACCTTCCTTTTGAAGCTTATATCTATAAAGGTGAAACTCATACTTGGGATTATATAGCCAAGGATATAGGCAGGTTTTTAAAGTATAGCTGGAAATATTTAAAATAG
- a CDS encoding potassium channel family protein, translated as MKSEIKKILIPGIILFLIFFIGVFGYIYIENYNLIDALYMTSITLSTVGFGEVQALSPNGKIFTSILIFSGITVVVYTLGNITKFFIEGELRSYLRWRKMDKKIAKLNDHYIVCGAGRTGTKIISDFLKKDLNFVVVENDEKTIEKLKEIYREKILYVIGDATKDETLLQANVKSAKVLISVLSTDADNLFLTLTTKDLNEKIQVITRAVDASSEKKLKRGGADFIISPFEIAADRIIATATQTNLISFVDVFSKKSKIEGLTFELVEIKKGSQLENTTLMKAKIPAKTNLIVIGHEVDGIMKINPMSHELLRKNEKLLVLGTKDQIKKLIEIASN; from the coding sequence ATGAAATCTGAAATAAAAAAAATATTGATACCTGGAATTATATTATTTTTAATATTTTTTATAGGTGTTTTTGGATATATATATATAGAAAACTACAATTTAATAGATGCACTATACATGACCTCTATTACCCTTTCTACAGTAGGATTTGGAGAGGTTCAGGCACTCAGCCCTAATGGGAAAATCTTTACATCGATCCTGATATTCTCTGGAATAACTGTAGTTGTTTATACATTGGGAAATATTACTAAATTTTTTATTGAAGGGGAACTAAGATCTTATTTGAGGTGGAGAAAAATGGATAAAAAAATAGCTAAATTAAATGACCACTATATAGTATGTGGGGCTGGTAGAACCGGAACTAAGATTATAAGCGATTTTTTAAAAAAAGATCTAAATTTTGTAGTTGTGGAAAATGATGAAAAGACTATTGAAAAACTAAAGGAGATATATAGGGAAAAAATACTCTATGTAATAGGAGATGCAACTAAAGATGAAACCCTCCTCCAGGCCAATGTAAAAAGTGCTAAAGTATTGATATCGGTATTATCAACAGACGCTGACAATCTTTTTTTAACCCTTACTACAAAAGATTTGAATGAAAAAATACAGGTGATTACAAGGGCTGTAGATGCAAGCAGTGAAAAAAAATTAAAGAGAGGGGGAGCTGATTTTATAATCTCGCCTTTTGAGATAGCTGCTGATAGAATAATTGCCACAGCTACACAGACTAATTTAATTAGTTTCGTAGATGTTTTTAGTAAAAAATCAAAGATAGAGGGATTAACATTTGAACTGGTTGAGATAAAAAAAGGATCCCAGCTGGAGAACACAACTTTGATGAAAGCAAAGATACCTGCTAAAACCAATCTAATAGTTATTGGTCACGAAGTGGATGGAATCATGAAGATAAACCCTATGTCCCATGAGTTACTCAGAAAGAATGAAAAATTATTGGTGCTGGGGACAAAGGATCAAATAAAAAAATTAATAGAGATAGCTTCGAATTAA
- a CDS encoding dihydrolipoyl dehydrogenase family protein, with protein sequence MYDLIIIGAGAAGLTCAYTANGLRKKILLVDKGLPGGTCTWSGCMPSKALINIAKDVHTAKKYSSIEVDTAKVMRDVRGVIDEVYSHESPEVLANDGITFKQGKSIKLIEPKIVSIDGVEYHGKNIVISTGTSPFIPPLEGLDKIDYLTNKNLFQLENLPKSMIILGGGAIGVEMAQCLNRLGTKVHIIERSSRIFNRENEELVNILSKTLIKEGVNIHVNTTASSVTQNEGIITLNVETNGEAKKIEAEALLVSIGRVPNIEDLGLDELGLKYNRKGLEVDDYLRTNIHNIYGVGDVAGPYQFSHMANYQGILAVKNMFLPLKKKVDYSNISWCTFTSPELASRGLPDPKRKGTKIYSYGRSDSERTITKKDDIFEMRVETNHKKEILEVKLLAERAGEMISSFQIAAENHLTLDKFSSVIFPHPSYSEILGSLGKKAYVDKLLENPLINIFTK encoded by the coding sequence ATGTATGACTTAATAATAATAGGAGCCGGAGCTGCAGGACTAACCTGTGCATATACAGCTAACGGATTGAGAAAAAAAATTCTCTTAGTAGATAAGGGTTTACCAGGAGGGACTTGTACTTGGTCAGGATGTATGCCTAGTAAAGCCCTTATAAACATAGCTAAGGATGTTCATACAGCCAAAAAGTATTCATCTATAGAGGTAGATACTGCGAAAGTTATGAGAGATGTCAGAGGTGTGATAGACGAGGTCTATTCCCATGAATCTCCAGAAGTCTTAGCTAACGATGGAATAACATTCAAACAAGGAAAATCAATTAAACTGATAGAACCAAAAATTGTATCGATAGACGGGGTAGAATATCATGGAAAAAACATAGTTATCTCCACTGGTACTTCTCCATTCATCCCCCCTTTAGAGGGACTGGATAAGATAGATTACCTGACCAATAAAAACCTTTTTCAATTAGAAAACCTTCCTAAATCCATGATAATTTTAGGTGGAGGAGCTATAGGAGTAGAGATGGCTCAATGCTTAAACAGATTGGGGACAAAAGTTCACATAATAGAAAGATCTTCTCGGATTTTTAATCGTGAAAATGAAGAATTAGTAAATATTTTGTCCAAAACTTTAATAAAAGAAGGAGTCAATATCCATGTCAATACCACTGCTTCCTCTGTGACTCAGAATGAAGGGATCATTACTCTCAATGTGGAAACTAATGGAGAAGCAAAAAAAATTGAAGCTGAAGCTCTTCTGGTTTCTATCGGGAGAGTTCCAAATATAGAAGATCTTGGATTGGATGAATTGGGATTAAAATATAATCGAAAGGGGTTAGAAGTAGACGATTATCTAAGGACAAATATACATAATATCTATGGTGTAGGAGACGTAGCAGGTCCATATCAGTTTTCACATATGGCTAATTATCAAGGAATTTTGGCAGTTAAAAATATGTTTTTACCTCTGAAAAAAAAGGTGGATTATTCTAATATAAGCTGGTGTACATTTACCTCTCCTGAACTGGCATCTCGAGGACTCCCCGATCCAAAGAGAAAGGGAACTAAGATATATTCCTATGGACGGAGTGACTCCGAGAGAACTATAACAAAAAAAGATGATATTTTTGAGATGAGAGTAGAGACTAACCACAAAAAAGAAATATTAGAAGTAAAACTCTTAGCCGAAAGAGCAGGAGAGATGATCTCCTCATTTCAAATAGCAGCAGAAAACCACCTTACTCTGGATAAATTTTCATCGGTTATCTTCCCCCACCCAAGTTATAGCGAAATTTTAGGAAGTTTAGGTAAGAAAGCATATGTTGATAAATTATTAGAAAACCCACTCATAAATATCTTTACAAAATAA
- a CDS encoding dicarboxylate/amino acid:cation symporter, whose translation MKKMTLTTKIFIGLISGIILGLILYPMREVPFVANYIIGFFLKLGGSVFINAIKMMVVPLVFVSLTVGSSAMGDIKKLGRIGVKTLSFYLFTTAVAIVIALTLANVINPGAGLSADSIQKTTKTIKSSKPFVDVLIDIIPSNPIASMAKGNMLQIIAFALLTGAGLTILGDKVSKVKDLFDQANDLVLEMVNLIMKVAPFGVFCLIAKTFSSLGYTAMVPLLKYMLTVVGALFIHGLFTYQGLLVATVKMNPLTFLKKFLPAISVAFSTSSSGATLPVTLETVQEEFGVSKSVSSFTIPLGATINMDGTAIMQGVAVVFIASVYGVDLTMGDYIAVILTATLASIGTAGVPGVGLIMLSMVLTQVGLPIEGIALIMGVDRILDMTRTAVNITGDAVCTLIIAKTEGEELNISSDKEIEIV comes from the coding sequence ATGAAAAAAATGACTTTAACAACAAAAATTTTTATTGGATTAATTAGTGGGATAATATTAGGATTGATTTTATACCCAATGAGAGAGGTTCCCTTTGTAGCAAATTACATTATCGGATTTTTCCTAAAACTGGGAGGATCGGTATTTATAAATGCCATTAAGATGATGGTAGTTCCATTGGTCTTTGTTTCGTTGACTGTGGGAAGTTCAGCCATGGGAGATATTAAAAAATTAGGAAGAATAGGAGTGAAAACTTTAAGCTTTTACCTATTTACTACAGCTGTAGCGATTGTTATAGCCCTTACTCTGGCAAATGTAATTAACCCAGGAGCAGGACTGTCCGCTGACAGTATTCAAAAAACTACCAAAACCATCAAAAGTTCAAAACCATTTGTAGATGTACTTATTGATATAATACCATCTAACCCTATAGCATCCATGGCTAAAGGAAATATGCTGCAAATTATAGCTTTTGCACTTTTAACAGGGGCTGGATTGACTATCTTAGGTGATAAAGTCAGCAAAGTAAAAGATCTATTTGACCAAGCCAATGACCTTGTTTTAGAGATGGTTAACCTTATTATGAAAGTTGCTCCATTTGGTGTGTTTTGTCTTATTGCTAAAACATTTTCATCTCTTGGATATACGGCAATGGTACCGCTGTTAAAATATATGCTTACAGTAGTTGGAGCTTTATTTATCCACGGTTTATTCACTTACCAAGGCCTTTTAGTTGCTACGGTTAAGATGAATCCATTGACTTTTTTAAAGAAATTTTTACCTGCTATCTCTGTAGCGTTCTCTACATCTAGTAGTGGGGCTACACTTCCTGTTACTTTAGAAACAGTTCAAGAGGAATTTGGAGTATCTAAAAGTGTTAGTTCATTTACAATACCACTAGGAGCTACTATCAATATGGACGGAACTGCTATCATGCAGGGAGTTGCAGTAGTATTTATTGCTTCTGTATACGGCGTTGATTTAACAATGGGTGACTATATAGCAGTAATCTTAACAGCTACACTAGCATCTATAGGTACAGCCGGCGTTCCTGGAGTAGGACTGATCATGCTGTCAATGGTATTAACTCAGGTTGGACTACCAATCGAAGGAATTGCTCTTATAATGGGTGTAGATAGAATTTTAGATATGACTAGAACAGCTGTAAACATAACAGGAGATGCTGTATGTACTCTAATCATAGCAAAAACAGAAGGGGAAGAATTGAATATTTCTTCCGATAAAGAAATAGAAATAGTATAG
- a CDS encoding dicarboxylate/amino acid:cation symporter — MKKMTLTSKILISLIGGIIVGLLLFPLKNIPFVEHYIIGFFLKLGGSVFIKSIKMLVVPLVFISLTVGSSAIGDTKKLGRIGIKTLSFYLFTTAIAITIALVLANIIDPGNGLVIENISKSDTVVSESKSFVDVLIDIVPSNPISAMAKGNMLQVIFFALLTGMGLTILGDKVSKIKDLFDQSNDLILELVNLIMQFAPIGVFCLIATTFSTLGYQAMIPLFKYIGTTLLALLIHVLITYQGLLCLVAKINPIVFIKKFIPAISVAFSTSSSGATIPVNLEILREKFGVSKSTSSFTIPLGASINMDGTSIMQGVAVVFIATAYGIQLDMGDYMMVILTATLASIGTAGVPGAGPIMLSMVLTQVGLPIEGIALIMGVDRIIDMNRTAVNITGDAVCTLIIAKTEGEDIGKEIKAELI, encoded by the coding sequence ATGAAAAAAATGACGTTAACAAGTAAAATTTTAATCAGTTTAATAGGTGGAATAATAGTTGGTTTGCTGTTATTTCCCTTAAAGAATATACCATTTGTAGAACACTATATAATTGGATTTTTCCTTAAATTAGGTGGTTCTGTATTTATTAAATCAATTAAAATGCTGGTAGTTCCCCTAGTATTCATTTCTTTAACAGTGGGAAGTTCTGCAATAGGCGATACAAAAAAACTTGGAAGAATTGGAATAAAAACTTTAAGTTTTTATCTATTTACAACAGCTATTGCAATAACTATAGCCCTTGTCTTAGCTAACATAATAGACCCAGGAAATGGTTTAGTAATTGAAAATATCAGTAAAAGTGATACTGTTGTCAGCGAATCTAAATCTTTTGTAGATGTCTTAATCGATATTGTGCCATCTAACCCTATATCAGCCATGGCAAAGGGAAATATGTTACAAGTAATATTCTTTGCCCTTCTTACAGGTATGGGATTGACTATCTTAGGAGATAAAGTCAGTAAGATAAAAGATCTATTTGATCAATCTAATGATCTAATTTTAGAATTAGTAAACCTTATTATGCAGTTCGCTCCCATTGGTGTCTTCTGCCTTATTGCTACAACATTTTCTACACTGGGATATCAAGCTATGATTCCTCTATTTAAATATATAGGAACTACACTTTTAGCACTATTAATCCATGTTTTAATTACATATCAAGGCCTTTTATGCCTGGTAGCTAAAATAAATCCAATTGTATTTATAAAAAAATTCATTCCTGCTATCTCTGTAGCATTTTCTACATCAAGCAGTGGAGCCACTATACCTGTTAACTTAGAGATCCTTAGGGAAAAATTTGGTGTTTCAAAATCTACAAGTTCATTTACAATACCCCTTGGAGCTTCTATTAATATGGACGGAACTTCTATTATGCAGGGGGTCGCTGTGGTATTTATAGCTACTGCTTATGGGATTCAATTAGATATGGGTGATTATATGATGGTTATTTTAACTGCTACACTGGCATCTATAGGTACAGCAGGTGTTCCAGGAGCTGGTCCAATAATGCTTTCAATGGTCCTTACCCAAGTTGGTCTTCCTATCGAAGGAATAGCTCTTATCATGGGAGTAGATAGGATAATAGATATGAATAGAACTGCTGTAAACATAACTGGAGACGCTGTCTGCACCCTGATTATTGCCAAAACTGAGGGTGAAGATATCGGAAAAGAGATTAAAGCAGAATTAATTTAA
- the ade gene encoding adenine deaminase has product MNNLSEFIDVLTKRKKSDLVFKNAKIINVFSHEIIEGDLAVHGDQIVGIGDFSGISEIDLYGAYISPGLMDAHVHIESSMLTPENMANLILPRGTTTIIADPHEIANVSGMKGIEYMLKATENIPLNVFINLPSCVPATTFESSGAILGADDLKKLIHHKRVLGLAEFMDFPGILKKDPAVLKKLDLAQKNNKIIDGHAPNMKAKDIRTYAGIGVSTDHESETYKELLDKIRNGIYVLMREGSGAKNLEALANGVSTNLSLARWCCLCTDDSHPETLIRQGHIDHLLKKLVKLNIDPITAVQMATINTAKCYGLSKLGAIAPGYKADLVIFQDLVDFKVLKTYKGGREIYNGIDEVKIQNTYIDKSLLSTVNINIDKKDLKILSKDEKVNLIELIPGSLLTKKTVSQIILEDGEFKTRNNPDILKLFVIERHHGTGNIGKGLVKNFGDFKGAIASTISHDSHNLVVIGDSDEDINLAVEEIKRIQGGLCLVHNKKIIYSIPLEIGGIMTQLPGEEVALKVKKILDSAYKYGVNRELDPLMNLAFLALPVIPEIKLTDRGLFDFESFRHISLEL; this is encoded by the coding sequence ATGAATAACTTATCTGAATTTATAGATGTTTTAACTAAGAGAAAAAAATCGGATCTAGTTTTTAAAAATGCAAAAATTATAAATGTATTCAGTCATGAAATTATAGAGGGGGACTTAGCTGTCCATGGAGACCAGATCGTAGGAATCGGTGATTTCTCTGGAATTTCTGAGATAGATCTTTATGGTGCCTATATTTCACCAGGTCTAATGGATGCCCATGTTCATATAGAATCCTCCATGCTGACCCCTGAAAATATGGCAAATTTAATCCTCCCCCGAGGGACTACGACTATTATAGCTGATCCTCATGAGATAGCTAACGTTTCTGGGATGAAAGGTATAGAATATATGTTAAAAGCCACTGAAAACATTCCCTTAAATGTTTTTATCAACCTCCCATCCTGTGTTCCTGCTACGACCTTTGAATCTTCAGGGGCTATTTTAGGAGCAGATGATCTAAAAAAACTTATTCACCATAAAAGAGTTTTGGGTCTGGCAGAATTTATGGATTTCCCAGGGATTTTAAAAAAAGATCCTGCGGTTTTAAAAAAATTAGATCTAGCTCAGAAAAATAATAAAATTATCGATGGTCATGCACCGAATATGAAGGCCAAAGATATTCGTACCTACGCAGGAATAGGTGTATCCACCGATCATGAATCTGAAACCTACAAGGAATTATTAGATAAAATAAGAAACGGAATTTATGTATTGATGAGAGAGGGATCAGGAGCTAAAAATTTAGAAGCCTTAGCTAATGGTGTTTCTACTAACCTCTCCCTTGCAAGATGGTGCTGCCTGTGTACAGATGATTCTCATCCAGAAACTCTGATCAGACAGGGACATATAGACCACCTCTTAAAAAAATTAGTGAAATTAAATATAGATCCCATTACTGCTGTCCAAATGGCAACTATAAATACTGCAAAATGCTATGGTTTAAGTAAATTAGGAGCTATAGCTCCTGGCTATAAAGCCGATTTAGTTATTTTCCAGGATCTCGTTGACTTCAAAGTATTAAAAACCTATAAAGGCGGCAGAGAAATCTATAACGGTATAGATGAGGTGAAAATCCAAAATACCTATATAGACAAAAGTTTACTCTCCACTGTAAATATCAATATAGATAAAAAGGATCTAAAAATACTTTCAAAGGATGAAAAAGTAAACCTAATTGAGCTTATCCCTGGAAGTTTACTCACTAAAAAAACTGTTTCTCAAATAATTTTAGAAGATGGAGAATTTAAAACAAGAAATAACCCAGACATTTTAAAGTTATTTGTAATTGAACGTCATCATGGAACAGGAAATATCGGAAAAGGTCTAGTTAAGAATTTTGGTGATTTTAAAGGCGCTATAGCATCTACAATCTCTCATGACTCCCACAATCTAGTAGTTATAGGAGATTCAGATGAAGATATTAATCTCGCTGTTGAGGAGATTAAAAGAATTCAAGGAGGTCTTTGTTTAGTTCATAATAAAAAAATAATATATTCCATTCCTCTCGAAATAGGAGGTATTATGACACAACTTCCCGGAGAAGAGGTTGCACTGAAAGTAAAAAAAATCTTAGACTCAGCTTATAAATATGGAGTAAATAGAGAATTAGACCCATTAATGAACCTAGCTTTTTTAGCCCTCCCAGTTATCCCGGAAATAAAATTAACTGATCGTGGTTTATTTGATTTTGAATCTTTTAGACATATATCTTTAGAGTTATAA
- a CDS encoding recombinase family protein: protein MRSKKKVGAYVRVSTSMQEENDSLKTQISKIESFCELHDYDLHMIYEDVGSGGDDERKGFKELQRDIDNGRIDILLVYETSRISRKSSTMISFISNIIEKNVDFVSISQPDLNTTTSTGRLFFTINAGLAQYEREQISTRVKSSAYERAKKGHWMAGQLPIGYKRDEEKNIVINEVGARQVRNFFMTFIGNRSLKKTSDLFGRSVESMRWILTNPFYIGKYRFGVRKNNLHNKKKQRKGEYLLVDGTQEPIIDKEMFDRVQLYIKGNRVLNKKNIKKSNFILGGLIRCSCMKKMYGNGNYVKKYDRLYRSYQCDNCKKKIDADIIEGEIFERLKEFEQLREINDVSLDSLELEKNLEVYKNRRASILKEKDRLLSLLLKELIDESEFTKNREKIGKDLEIVIKEISVIEETMRKKEDGSDENFEILVEVANNYKNYDIMDLRELLRMIIKEIVVKNINNRKNFEYDIVLEY, encoded by the coding sequence ATGAGAAGTAAAAAGAAAGTAGGAGCTTATGTGAGAGTTTCTACCAGTATGCAGGAAGAAAATGATTCCTTAAAGACTCAGATATCAAAAATAGAATCATTTTGTGAGCTTCATGATTATGATCTTCATATGATCTATGAAGATGTTGGGAGTGGAGGAGATGATGAAAGAAAAGGTTTTAAGGAATTACAAAGAGATATAGATAATGGGCGAATTGATATATTATTAGTTTATGAAACTTCCAGGATATCTAGAAAAAGTAGTACAATGATTTCATTTATTTCAAATATAATAGAAAAAAATGTGGATTTTGTTTCAATCTCACAGCCGGATCTTAATACTACTACATCCACAGGAAGGTTGTTCTTCACTATAAATGCTGGGTTAGCCCAATATGAGAGGGAACAAATATCAACTAGAGTAAAATCTAGTGCATATGAGAGGGCTAAAAAAGGCCATTGGATGGCAGGGCAGCTTCCCATAGGATATAAGAGGGATGAAGAAAAGAATATTGTTATAAACGAAGTAGGAGCAAGACAGGTAAGAAACTTTTTTATGACCTTTATAGGAAATCGATCCTTAAAAAAAACTTCTGATTTGTTCGGGAGATCTGTAGAAAGTATGAGGTGGATCTTAACGAATCCTTTTTATATAGGGAAATATAGATTTGGTGTAAGGAAAAATAATCTTCATAATAAAAAAAAGCAGAGAAAAGGAGAATATCTATTAGTAGATGGTACCCAGGAACCTATTATAGACAAAGAAATGTTCGACAGGGTACAGTTATATATAAAAGGGAATCGTGTTTTAAATAAAAAAAACATAAAAAAATCTAATTTCATATTAGGAGGGTTGATCAGATGTAGTTGTATGAAAAAGATGTATGGGAATGGAAACTATGTAAAAAAATATGATAGGTTATACAGGAGTTATCAGTGTGACAATTGTAAAAAGAAAATTGACGCAGATATAATAGAGGGAGAGATCTTTGAAAGGTTGAAAGAATTTGAACAATTAAGAGAAATAAATGATGTGTCTTTGGATAGTCTAGAGCTAGAAAAGAATTTAGAAGTATATAAAAATAGAAGGGCCAGTATATTAAAAGAAAAGGATAGGCTGCTTTCACTACTTTTGAAAGAGTTGATAGATGAATCTGAATTTACTAAGAATAGAGAAAAAATAGGTAAAGATTTAGAAATTGTAATAAAGGAAATATCTGTTATAGAAGAAACTATGAGAAAGAAAGAAGATGGATCAGATGAAAACTTTGAGATATTGGTAGAAGTTGCAAATAACTATAAAAATTATGATATTATGGATCTCCGAGAACTTCTAAGAATGATAATAAAAGAGATAGTGGTAAAGAATATAAATAATAGGAAGAATTTTGAGTATGACATAGTTTTAGAATACTAA
- a CDS encoding non-canonical purine NTP pyrophosphatase, translated as MKKIIYGTTNDAKVKEMKEALNGMDIEIIGLNDIKKKIPKVIEDGETPLENAKKKAETYFQEFKIPVFSCDSGLYFEGVKDIDQPGVYIRRVKGRELSDDEMIEYYSKIAKKNGGEIISRYENAIYLKIDENTSFEYQGPEISLSNFIISEKPYNKKIKGFPLDSLSKNIMTNKYYLEEKEPDEQENRMNERVRKFFKESFKHTI; from the coding sequence ATGAAAAAAATCATTTATGGTACAACAAATGATGCCAAGGTAAAAGAGATGAAAGAGGCGTTAAATGGTATGGATATTGAAATCATTGGGTTAAACGATATTAAAAAAAAAATACCTAAAGTAATTGAAGATGGGGAAACTCCATTAGAAAACGCCAAGAAAAAAGCTGAGACATATTTTCAAGAATTTAAAATTCCAGTTTTTTCTTGTGATTCAGGACTCTATTTCGAAGGAGTAAAGGATATAGATCAACCTGGAGTTTATATAAGAAGGGTTAAAGGAAGAGAACTTTCTGACGATGAAATGATAGAATATTATTCAAAAATTGCGAAAAAGAATGGTGGCGAAATTATTAGTCGCTATGAAAATGCTATCTATCTAAAAATAGATGAAAATACTAGCTTTGAATATCAAGGACCTGAAATATCTCTTAGTAATTTTATAATATCAGAAAAACCTTATAACAAAAAAATAAAAGGTTTTCCGCTAGATTCATTATCTAAAAATATTATGACTAATAAATACTATCTTGAAGAAAAGGAACCAGATGAGCAAGAAAATCGTATGAACGAAAGAGTTAGAAAATTTTTTAAAGAAAGTTTTAAGCACACTATTTAA